One genomic region from Rothia dentocariosa ATCC 17931 encodes:
- the sucC gene encoding ADP-forming succinate--CoA ligase subunit beta, which translates to MDLFEYQARDLFAKHGVPVLKGIVATTPEEAKAAAEEIGGLTVIKAQVKTGGRGKAGGVKLAKNPDEAYEYAQQILGMDIKGHTVHRVLVAQGADIAEEYYFSILLDRANRSYLAMCSVEGGMEIEQLAAERPEALAKVEVDPLVGIDSAKAQEIVEAAGFSAELQPKVVEVLVKLGDVFNKEDATLVEVNPLVQTPEGDILALDGKVSLDDNAEFRQPDHVALVDKSAENPLEAKAKQHDLNYVKLDGEVGVVGNGAGLVMSTLDVVAYAGEKHGNVKPANFLDIGGGASAEVMAAGLEIILGDEQVKSVFVNVFGGITSCDAVAEGIVKALEILGDSATKPLVVRLDGNNVEEGRRILSEANHPLVVQATTMDSGADKAAELANKA; encoded by the coding sequence GTGGACCTTTTCGAATACCAGGCGCGCGATCTCTTCGCAAAGCACGGTGTACCCGTGCTCAAGGGTATTGTTGCGACCACTCCCGAAGAAGCAAAGGCAGCAGCTGAGGAAATCGGCGGCCTGACCGTCATTAAGGCTCAGGTTAAGACCGGTGGCCGCGGTAAGGCTGGCGGCGTGAAGCTCGCTAAAAACCCTGACGAGGCATACGAGTACGCTCAGCAGATTCTTGGTATGGATATCAAGGGTCACACCGTTCACCGCGTGCTGGTCGCACAGGGTGCTGACATTGCTGAAGAATACTATTTCTCGATTCTGCTTGACCGTGCAAACCGTTCGTACCTTGCCATGTGTTCGGTAGAGGGCGGCATGGAAATTGAGCAGCTCGCCGCTGAACGCCCCGAGGCTCTCGCCAAGGTTGAGGTAGACCCGCTGGTGGGTATCGACTCCGCTAAGGCACAGGAGATTGTTGAGGCCGCCGGGTTCTCTGCTGAACTGCAGCCCAAGGTGGTTGAGGTTCTCGTGAAGCTGGGCGATGTCTTCAATAAGGAAGACGCAACCCTTGTTGAGGTTAACCCCCTTGTGCAGACTCCCGAAGGCGATATTCTGGCTCTTGACGGCAAGGTCTCTCTCGACGATAACGCGGAATTCCGCCAGCCCGATCACGTGGCGCTTGTCGATAAATCCGCCGAAAACCCGCTGGAAGCTAAGGCTAAGCAGCACGACCTGAACTATGTGAAGCTCGATGGCGAAGTTGGCGTTGTCGGTAACGGCGCCGGTCTGGTGATGTCTACTCTGGATGTTGTGGCATACGCTGGCGAAAAGCACGGCAACGTGAAGCCCGCCAACTTCCTCGATATCGGTGGCGGCGCATCCGCTGAGGTCATGGCTGCGGGTCTTGAGATTATTCTGGGCGATGAGCAGGTTAAGAGCGTTTTCGTGAACGTCTTCGGCGGTATCACCTCGTGCGATGCCGTGGCTGAGGGCATTGTGAAGGCGCTTGAGATTCTGGGCGATTCCGCAACTAAGCCGCTTGTGGTGCGGTTGGACGGCAATAACGTGGAGGAAGGCCGCCGCATCCTCTCTGAGGCAAATCACCCGCTCGTGGTGCAGGCAACCACCATGGATTCAGGCGCCGACAAGGCAGCAGAGCTCGCTAACAAGGCGTAA
- the sucD gene encoding succinate--CoA ligase subunit alpha, giving the protein MSIFVNKDSKVIVQGITGGEGTKHTARMLAAGTNIVGGVNARKAGTTVTHKAKDGSDVELKVFGTVAEAIAETGADVSIVFVPPAFTKAAVLEAIEAKIGLVVVITEGVPVQDTAEFWAAAKASVDENGKQITRIIGPNCPGIITPEECLVGITPANITGKGKIGLVSKSGTLTYQMMFELADIGFTTAIGIGGDPIIGTTHIDALEAFEADPETEGIVMIGEIGGDAEERAAEYIKANVTKPVVGYVAGFTAPEGKTMGHAGAIVSGSSGTAQAKKEALEAAGVKVGKTPSEAANLMREIFANK; this is encoded by the coding sequence ATGTCTATCTTTGTGAACAAAGACTCTAAGGTCATCGTTCAGGGCATCACCGGCGGCGAAGGCACCAAGCACACCGCTCGTATGCTCGCAGCCGGCACGAACATTGTGGGCGGCGTGAATGCCCGCAAGGCTGGCACCACCGTTACCCACAAGGCAAAGGACGGCTCCGATGTTGAGCTGAAGGTCTTCGGTACCGTTGCCGAGGCTATTGCCGAAACCGGTGCGGACGTTTCGATTGTTTTCGTGCCGCCCGCCTTCACCAAGGCCGCCGTGCTTGAGGCTATTGAGGCTAAGATCGGTCTGGTCGTCGTCATTACTGAGGGAGTTCCGGTGCAGGATACCGCCGAGTTCTGGGCTGCCGCGAAGGCTTCGGTGGACGAGAATGGCAAGCAGATTACTCGCATTATTGGGCCGAACTGCCCCGGTATTATCACCCCTGAGGAGTGCCTGGTTGGTATTACTCCGGCGAATATTACCGGTAAGGGCAAGATCGGTCTTGTCTCTAAGTCGGGTACCCTCACTTACCAGATGATGTTCGAGCTCGCCGACATTGGGTTCACCACCGCTATCGGTATTGGCGGCGATCCGATTATTGGCACCACCCATATTGACGCTCTGGAGGCTTTCGAGGCTGACCCGGAGACCGAGGGTATCGTGATGATTGGTGAGATTGGTGGCGATGCGGAGGAGCGTGCCGCCGAGTACATCAAGGCGAACGTCACCAAGCCTGTGGTCGGTTACGTGGCTGGTTTCACCGCTCCCGAGGGCAAGACTATGGGCCACGCGGGTGCGATCGTCTCAGGTTCTTCGGGCACCGCTCAGGCGAAGAAAGAGGCTCTGGAGGCTGCCGGCGTGAAGGTTGGCAAGACCCCTTCTGAGGCCGCTAATTTGATGCGCGAAATCTTCGCCAACAAGTAG
- a CDS encoding VIT1/CCC1 transporter family protein has product MTSAEPHKTQSEHLLTAQTEGARTASEDSSPAVGHIPARHQPVTQPSDTQIRRWRRYLADEESEARIYRYLAQRAEGKDREILMQVAEAEKRHQQHWRDMLGEHAGKPSRPSLSSAILQFLARHFGSVFILAMAQRAESRSPYAEDPDATEEMAADEAIHEEIIRALATNGREKLSGNFRAAVFGANDGLVSNLALTIGITASGASSSMVLLSGVAGLLAGALSMAAGEFVSVRSQRELLDASQPTQVTLRVAGDLDIDANELELIYRARGMDEEAAHHRALERFGYLDCDCDPSLSHRADEEGEEENVALGTDIGAAAASFSFFASGALVPILPYIFGISGVWAMVLSLLFVAMALGFTGGIVGLLSGSSPMRRGLRQILIGLGAAGITYLLGLAFGTTLG; this is encoded by the coding sequence ATGACATCGGCCGAACCGCATAAAACTCAGAGCGAGCATCTTCTCACCGCCCAAACTGAGGGGGCTCGCACCGCATCCGAAGATTCTTCCCCGGCAGTCGGGCACATACCGGCGCGGCACCAGCCCGTCACCCAGCCAAGTGACACGCAGATCCGGCGGTGGCGGCGCTATCTCGCCGATGAAGAGTCGGAGGCGCGCATCTACCGCTACCTGGCCCAGCGCGCCGAAGGTAAAGACCGCGAGATTCTGATGCAGGTTGCCGAGGCTGAGAAACGCCACCAACAGCACTGGCGCGATATGCTCGGCGAACATGCTGGCAAGCCCTCACGCCCCTCACTGTCTTCGGCGATTTTGCAGTTCCTTGCGCGGCATTTCGGGTCGGTTTTTATTCTGGCGATGGCTCAGCGGGCCGAATCCCGCTCCCCCTACGCCGAAGATCCGGATGCCACCGAAGAAATGGCGGCTGACGAGGCTATTCACGAAGAAATCATCCGCGCCCTGGCCACTAACGGGCGTGAAAAGCTCTCGGGTAACTTCCGCGCGGCGGTGTTCGGCGCGAACGACGGGCTGGTCTCGAATCTGGCGCTGACGATCGGTATTACGGCCTCGGGCGCATCCAGCTCTATGGTGCTGCTTTCGGGGGTTGCCGGGCTGCTCGCGGGCGCGCTGTCTATGGCGGCGGGCGAGTTCGTTTCGGTGCGTTCCCAGCGTGAACTTTTGGATGCATCCCAGCCGACCCAGGTGACCTTGCGCGTGGCGGGCGACCTTGATATTGATGCGAACGAGCTTGAGCTCATCTACCGGGCGCGCGGCATGGATGAGGAGGCGGCGCATCACCGCGCGCTGGAACGTTTCGGGTACCTCGACTGCGATTGCGACCCGTCACTGTCGCATCGTGCAGATGAAGAGGGCGAGGAAGAGAACGTAGCACTCGGTACGGATATTGGCGCGGCGGCGGCATCGTTTAGCTTCTTCGCATCCGGGGCGCTCGTGCCGATTCTGCCCTATATTTTCGGGATTTCCGGCGTCTGGGCGATGGTGCTTTCGCTCCTGTTCGTCGCCATGGCGCTGGGCTTCACCGGCGGTATTGTGGGTCTGCTCTCAGGGTCTTCCCCGATGCGCCGCGGACTGCGCCAAATCCTGATCGGACTGGGCGCAGCGGGCATCACCTACCTGCTGGGTCTAGCCTTCGGCACCACGCTGGGGTAG
- a CDS encoding MMPL family transporter — MRLYGKKNNSGSSARYPSGEPSEINSSNLHAVGSSHGGIIRGVALWSARRPIWALLVWVLLIGLTVSLSTLIPTRMAGEVDSLNGQSREAAVMARDAGKHNAAEENVLLKRSDGAEISEEQDGVAIEDLHRQLGTASHVESVKDPVPSEDGKSVLITASIEGNPDTASERVEGVHSAVSDFSSHHSEYTTVNTGNATINSDFQTWLGEDLNHATVVTLPITLIILLIVFGAWIVAGLPLLVGLASVFSATGLWAVASQVFPDQGLISHVILLIGMAVGVDYSLFYVRRFREERTVGHQRLEATHIAAETAGHSVLVSGIAVCLSMAGLLLVQDVLSTGAAIGAILVVLVAMMSSLTVLPALLMLLRGAVDRPRVPFVWRLSQGTGGSKLAHRIIGPVSRYPWVALAIMAVLFGALAAPAASMSLKMTTVDDYPRYLSSMQALDDIREAFPGSKSSANVVLEGEPEQVRQAVDKVTQHAGEDTQTYAGVSNTWTSADQRTAVVDIAVKHTSDSAQAHQAVNRLRSDVAPSLGVSRWAVGGDIASGMDYTQNLSSKIPWVVGIVIGVTFIFMFGAYRSIPLAGITIVLNLASTLAAFGAVTAIFQGTWAENLLGFTSTGHVVSWIPLMLFVILSGLSLDYHILVVSRIREFAAAGYSTQDAIREGITRTAGVITSAAVIMIAVFCVFGGLSFIEMKQIGIGLAFAVLLDATVVRLVFLPALLMVCRRFLWWPSKNIGQGIKTSYEMLPRS; from the coding sequence ATGCGACTGTATGGTAAGAAAAATAATTCAGGTTCTTCAGCCAGGTATCCCAGTGGGGAACCGAGTGAAATAAATTCTTCAAATCTTCATGCGGTTGGTTCTTCGCACGGCGGCATCATTCGTGGGGTTGCGTTGTGGAGTGCAAGGCGTCCTATATGGGCGCTTTTGGTCTGGGTACTGTTGATCGGTTTAACCGTATCCCTAAGTACCCTGATCCCCACTCGAATGGCGGGCGAAGTAGACTCGTTGAACGGTCAATCCCGCGAAGCAGCTGTTATGGCACGGGACGCTGGTAAACATAACGCTGCTGAAGAAAATGTACTCCTCAAACGTTCTGATGGCGCGGAAATCAGTGAGGAACAGGATGGGGTCGCGATCGAAGACCTGCATCGTCAGTTAGGTACTGCATCCCACGTGGAGAGTGTTAAAGATCCTGTACCTTCTGAAGACGGAAAGTCAGTATTGATAACTGCTTCCATCGAAGGAAATCCAGATACCGCCTCAGAGCGTGTTGAGGGCGTGCACTCTGCAGTATCAGATTTCTCTTCGCATCATTCAGAGTACACGACTGTTAACACCGGTAACGCAACCATTAATTCAGATTTTCAGACCTGGCTAGGCGAGGACCTTAACCACGCTACTGTGGTGACATTACCCATTACACTTATTATTCTCCTCATAGTGTTTGGGGCCTGGATTGTAGCGGGGCTACCCCTGCTGGTGGGACTAGCCTCAGTATTTTCTGCTACTGGACTGTGGGCAGTCGCTTCACAGGTATTCCCGGATCAGGGGCTAATTTCGCACGTTATCTTGCTAATCGGTATGGCTGTTGGTGTCGATTATTCTCTGTTCTATGTGCGTCGCTTTCGAGAGGAACGCACCGTCGGGCATCAACGGTTAGAAGCCACGCATATTGCAGCAGAGACGGCAGGGCATTCAGTATTAGTTTCTGGAATCGCAGTATGTTTATCAATGGCCGGTCTGCTGCTAGTTCAAGATGTGCTATCAACGGGTGCTGCCATTGGTGCAATCTTGGTTGTGCTGGTTGCGATGATGTCATCCCTAACGGTACTTCCCGCACTCTTAATGTTGCTGCGCGGTGCGGTAGATCGTCCGCGAGTGCCTTTCGTATGGCGACTTTCGCAAGGAACCGGGGGAAGTAAGCTCGCCCATCGGATTATCGGGCCGGTAAGCCGTTATCCGTGGGTGGCATTAGCGATTATGGCGGTTTTGTTTGGAGCGCTGGCGGCTCCTGCAGCATCCATGAGCCTTAAAATGACGACTGTAGATGATTATCCAAGGTATTTGTCGTCTATGCAGGCTTTGGATGATATACGCGAGGCATTTCCCGGCAGTAAAAGCAGCGCCAATGTGGTGCTGGAAGGCGAACCGGAACAGGTGCGGCAGGCAGTGGATAAAGTTACTCAACATGCGGGTGAGGACACTCAAACCTATGCGGGAGTATCGAACACATGGACCTCGGCAGACCAACGTACAGCGGTTGTCGATATCGCGGTAAAACATACGTCAGACTCTGCGCAAGCGCATCAAGCGGTAAACCGGTTGCGTTCCGACGTTGCACCATCATTAGGAGTCTCTCGCTGGGCGGTTGGCGGCGATATTGCGTCTGGAATGGATTACACGCAAAACCTATCGTCAAAAATCCCGTGGGTGGTTGGAATCGTTATTGGGGTAACATTCATCTTTATGTTTGGGGCTTATCGGTCTATACCATTGGCCGGAATCACGATCGTGTTGAACCTTGCCTCAACTTTGGCTGCTTTTGGTGCAGTGACGGCTATTTTTCAAGGGACATGGGCAGAAAACCTTCTAGGATTTACATCCACCGGACATGTGGTGTCTTGGATTCCTCTGATGCTGTTTGTCATTCTTTCAGGTCTATCTCTTGATTATCATATTTTGGTGGTAAGCCGTATTCGCGAGTTCGCTGCGGCAGGGTATTCTACCCAAGATGCGATTCGTGAAGGCATTACCCGTACAGCAGGCGTTATTACGAGTGCCGCTGTTATTATGATCGCGGTATTCTGCGTCTTTGGTGGGCTTTCTTTCATTGAGATGAAACAGATTGGTATTGGCCTTGCTTTTGCGGTGCTTTTGGATGCAACTGTGGTTCGCCTGGTATTCCTGCCCGCGCTGTTGATGGTGTGCCGCAGGTTCCTTTGGTGGCCATCGAAAAATATTGGGCAGGGTATCAAAACGTCCTATGAAATGCTGCCCCGTTCTTGA